CTGTGTGCACTTCTCCCAGTGGACGTACTGCTCAAACGGGTACAGattgagcagcgccagcacctCGCCGCGTGTATTGTTTGCCCAGAAAGGAGCCACCACCTCATCCTTAACCGGACAGGCATTGCTAATGGAATGGAAGCAAGTTAGAGATTAGTTTTATTTCAGCCTAGACTTGTGATTAGACTTACACTCCGCGCATGTTGCTGCTCACAGCCACTGGCTCCTGCTTCATGGCATCCTGAAAGAGCTGACCCTCACGCACCAGTCCCGCTTTAGTTGCGGCTCCTGCCTGAGCTGGAATTAGAACTGGAACTGaggctggaactggaactgaagctggagctgccgtGGGAGCTGCTGTGGTGCTTGTGGTCAGCGGCCTGCGCTGCTTCTCCGGACTGAATCCTGTCGAGGAGCCTGAGAACAGTGAAGCAAAGCTGACGGGCGTCGTTACCGATGGGACGACTGCAGGCGAGGCTTTTGTCGCATTGCGACGTATCAGCACGGTGGCTGCGGTGGTCGCTGGAGCCGCTGGAGCCGCTGTGCTTGCAGTCGTGGGCACAGCCCGCAGAGTGGCCGAAATGGTGGAGGCTTCGGCAGGCTTTCTCCTGCGACTGGCCGACGTGGCAGCGGAGCTTTTGTTGATCCCTGTGGATGGCCTGAGAGTCGTGGGtgtcgctggcgctgcctTCGATTCGCTGCTGAGATTCCGCAAACCCAATTGAGGCGAATCGATGATTTGGATGTTGTCCCCAGTGCCTGGCGTTggagtggtgctgctgctcgttgagGTTGAGGGAACCTCGTACACACTATTCGTGTCGGGATTTGGAACCACGGGGGAGTCCtccagtggagcagcagctgtggtgCTCGTACTGGTTGAGTTCGAGGCGGAGGTGGCAGTGGTAGTGGTTGTGGCTGgagttgtggttgttgtggagCTTCTAGCCGTTGTACTGGCGGTGGTTGGTGCCTCCGTTGTGGTTGTCGTTCCCTTTGTGGTCGTGGAAACTGGTCGGAAGTGCGGCTCCATGAGCACATCGTTCCCTTTGTAGCTCACAAAGTCATCCCGATCACGATCACGATCTCGATCGCGACCATGCATCAGATACTTGGCGCTGCGACGTCCACCATCCTTGCTGTAACGCTCAGCGGTATCCTCCATATCATCCTCATCCACCTCATTGTTCTGGATCTCATCGCGCAGTATGGATATGTGTCGCACGTCCCCGTACATGCGCTTCATCAGTCCCTGGTTCTCGTGCACAAATCGTCGCACTGCATGCCAGGGATACGCGGTGCCAGGCAGATGGCAGAACGCCTGCTTGCCCAGATCGCAGGGAATGGCCGCCAGCATTTGGGCCCTGCCACGACGCGACATCTTGCCATTGGGCGTGCAAGAGTTGGCCGAGTCGAAGCCGAATCCTGTGGCCACAATGGGCAGAGCAACCATAACGATCAGCAACAGACAGAGAATGGCATCGTCCTGGAATGGTAGagtaaaaaaagaaaaactttatgCATTCCGTGTGCTCAATAAATGTTGTGCAAACGAGCATTCATCTTCCAGATGGGCCTTTCGCCCATGATGACTTCAAATGTGTTTGCACAGGGCAAACGTCTACGAGGAAATCTTAATTGAAATGAGAATcgagtggatggatggaatggaTGCTGCTGATAAGCAAATGGCGTGACGCTAAAACTCTCTTTTTATTGGCCTGGGAGTGCACCTGGCTCTCACTTGGGGCTAACGACAAATTGTCTCCGTCGCTGCCATGACGAGGCAAAGAGTCACAGCCCAGACGCAGAACCGCtggaaaatcaaattttacTTTCACGCAAAAGCCAACTCTGGACAATCACAAGTCATAAAGATGATCGAtgtgcatttgcatgccacagccTGCATCTAAGAGATAGATACataagagagggagaaagagagcgacagacTGGTTGCAGCGG
The sequence above is a segment of the Drosophila subobscura isolate 14011-0131.10 chromosome U, UCBerk_Dsub_1.0, whole genome shotgun sequence genome. Coding sequences within it:
- the LOC117901940 gene encoding protein spaetzle 4 translates to MKRTQMDRRFRITQLITDDAILCLLLIVMVALPIVATGFGFDSANSCTPNGKMSRRGRAQMLAAIPCDLGKQAFCHLPGTAYPWHAVRRFVHENQGLMKRMYGDVRHISILRDEIQNNEVDEDDMEDTAERYSKDGGRRSAKYLMHGRDRDRDRDRDDFVSYKGNDVLMEPHFRPVSTTTKGTTTTTEAPTTASTTARSSTTTTTPATTTTTATSASNSTSTSTTAAAPLEDSPVVPNPDTNSVYEVPSTSTSSSTTPTPGTGDNIQIIDSPQLGLRNLSSESKAAPATPTTLRPSTGINKSSAATSASRRRKPAEASTISATLRAVPTTASTAAPAAPATTAATVLIRRNATKASPAVVPSVTTPVSFASLFSGSSTGFSPEKQRRPLTTSTTAAPTAAPASVPVPASVPVLIPAQAGAATKAGLVREGQLFQDAMKQEPVAVSSNMRGVNACPVKDEVVAPFWANNTRGEVLALLNLYPFEQYVHWEKCTQEFKQMFCRDGCRCEQQYRLHRLLAYDPHNECRGIFSDWFRFPSSCICKCYNIPMEFRATSRSPRSDSRSFDAPQQDPVEAAEAEVQRAIYDHATEEWYRPRDDFDFLEG